One window of the Triticum dicoccoides isolate Atlit2015 ecotype Zavitan chromosome 3B, WEW_v2.0, whole genome shotgun sequence genome contains the following:
- the LOC119276888 gene encoding heat stress transcription factor C-1b-like: MGSECKGHQPQDDGGVAPFVAKTFHMVSDPATDAVVCWGGASNTFLVLDPAAFSDFLLPSYFKHRNFASFVRQLNTYGFRKVDPDVWEFAHESFLRGQAKLLPLIVRKKKRAGAGAAGRELCVEEEEVRGTIQAVQRLRDERRGMEEELQAMDRRLCASENRPGQMMAFLGKLADNPGVVLRAMVAKKEELAAAGAGGKDSSPDKRRRIGADAGRGADAADQAAQSRAVPFPFCNLGQVFY; the protein is encoded by the exons ATGGGAAGCGAGTGCAAGGGCCACCAGCCGCAGGACGACGGCGGCGTGGCGCCGTTCGTGGCGAAGACGTTTCACATGGTCAGCGACCCGGCCACGGACGCCGTGGTGTGCTGGGGCGGCGCCAGCAACACGTTCCTCGTCCTCGACCCCGCCGCCTTCTCCGACTTCCTCCTCCCCTCCTACTTCAAGCACCGCAACTTCGCCAGCTTCGTCCGGCAGCTCAACACCTAC GGTTTTCGCAAGGTTGACCCGGACGTGTGGGAGTTCGCGCACGAGTCGTTCCTGCGCGGCCAGGCGAAGCTGCTGCCGCTGATCGTGCGCAAGAAGAAGAGAGCCGGCGCCGGCGCGGCCGGGAGGGAGCTGTGCGTGGAGGAAGAGGAGGTGCGGGGAACGATCCAGGCGGTGCAGAGGCTGCGGGACGAGCGGAGGGGCATGGAGGAGGAGCTGCAGGCCATGGACCGCAGGCTCTGTGCGTCGGAGAACCGGCCGGGCCAGATGATGGCCTTCCTCGGCAAGCTCGCGGACAACCCGGGCGTGGTGCTTCGCGCCATGGTCGCCAAGAAGGAGGAGCTGGCTGCGGCCGGTGCCGGTGGCAAGGATTCAAGCCCAGATAAGAGGCGGCGGATCGGGGCCGACGCCGGACGCGGAGCTGACGCTGCGGATCAGGCGGCCCAGAGCAGGGCCGTGCCGTTCCCCTTCTGTAATCTGGGACAGGTGTTCTACTGA